Proteins from a single region of Nocardiopsis dassonvillei subsp. dassonvillei DSM 43111:
- a CDS encoding molybdopterin-dependent oxidoreductase, with protein sequence MPPGQAVRHEHKPLHYGPVPAFRPQRWDLRVTGATEDLGAYRWTWEEFARLPRTDSVSDFHCVMRFSVPDVPWRGVLATDLVAAAPPAPEATHVMAWGEYGYGANLRMDDFLAEGVLLATHRDGEPLAPDHGAPLRLVVPHLYGWKSVKWLRAVEYMTADRRGFWEERGYHNRGDPWREQRFSHQEEERGPGRAPRR encoded by the coding sequence ATGCCTCCCGGGCAGGCGGTGCGCCACGAGCACAAGCCGCTGCACTACGGACCGGTGCCCGCCTTCCGCCCGCAGCGGTGGGACCTGCGGGTCACGGGGGCGACCGAGGACCTGGGGGCGTACCGCTGGACGTGGGAGGAGTTCGCGCGGCTGCCGCGCACGGACTCGGTGAGCGACTTCCACTGCGTGATGCGGTTCAGCGTCCCGGACGTGCCCTGGCGCGGGGTGCTCGCCACGGACCTGGTGGCGGCGGCCCCGCCCGCGCCGGAGGCCACGCACGTGATGGCGTGGGGCGAGTACGGGTACGGCGCGAACCTGCGCATGGACGACTTCCTGGCGGAGGGGGTGCTGCTGGCGACCCACCGCGACGGAGAGCCCCTGGCCCCCGACCACGGCGCGCCGCTGCGCCTGGTGGTGCCGCACCTGTACGGGTGGAAGAGCGTGAAGTGGCTGCGCGCGGTGGAGTACATGACCGCGGACCGCCGCGGTTTCTGGGAGGAGCGCGGCTACCACAACCGGGGCGACCCGTGGCGGGAGCAGCGGTTCTCCCACCAGGAGGAGGAGCGGGGACCGGGCCGGGCTCCGCGGCGGTGA
- the macS gene encoding MacS family sensor histidine kinase, whose translation MGFDFPLWRAFAVFRAASLVYALFLLVQHHEHLTRPWLAWTVLAVMVVWTAFTTRAYARPHLRDWRVLTADLAVAFACLFATALAATPFYLTQAPPLSGYWFAGTALAASVIWGGRAAAAVAVLYGLADLTLRTVMDAAVTAATARGVVLLLLAGLAVGYMSWMSERAERRFAQAVALEARTREREQLARSIHDSVLQVLSLVSRRGAEAGGEAAELGRMAGEQEARLRALVAIGSSEDASGGTDGMNGTGGAAPPPAGRTAAAGTGDAVDLREPLRRAESARVSVSAPATPVVLPAHTAAELAAAVLAALDNVERHCPEGTRAWVLVEDEDDAVTVSVRDEGPGIEPGRLERARSEGRIGVAQSVRGRVRDLGGTVEYVSVPGQGTEVEMRVPRR comes from the coding sequence CTGGGCTTCGACTTCCCCCTCTGGCGCGCCTTCGCCGTCTTCCGCGCAGCGTCCCTGGTCTACGCCCTGTTCCTCCTCGTCCAGCACCACGAGCACCTGACCCGGCCCTGGCTGGCCTGGACGGTGCTGGCGGTCATGGTCGTGTGGACGGCGTTCACCACCCGCGCCTACGCCCGCCCGCACCTGCGCGACTGGCGCGTGCTCACCGCCGACCTCGCGGTGGCCTTCGCGTGCCTGTTCGCCACCGCCCTGGCGGCCACGCCGTTCTACCTCACCCAGGCCCCGCCGCTGAGCGGCTACTGGTTCGCGGGCACCGCGCTGGCGGCCAGCGTCATCTGGGGCGGGCGCGCCGCCGCGGCCGTCGCCGTGCTCTACGGTCTCGCCGACCTCACCCTGCGCACGGTCATGGACGCCGCCGTGACCGCCGCGACCGCCCGCGGCGTGGTCCTGCTGCTCCTGGCCGGCCTGGCGGTCGGATACATGTCCTGGATGTCGGAGCGGGCCGAACGGCGGTTCGCGCAGGCGGTCGCGCTGGAGGCGCGCACCCGCGAGCGCGAGCAGCTGGCCCGCTCGATCCACGACTCGGTGCTCCAGGTGCTGTCCCTGGTGAGCAGGCGCGGCGCCGAGGCCGGGGGAGAGGCCGCCGAACTGGGCCGGATGGCCGGTGAGCAGGAGGCGCGCCTGCGCGCGCTGGTCGCGATCGGATCGTCGGAGGACGCCTCCGGCGGGACGGACGGGATGAACGGGACCGGCGGGGCGGCGCCGCCTCCCGCGGGGCGCACTGCCGCGGCAGGAACCGGGGACGCGGTGGACCTGCGCGAGCCGCTGCGCCGCGCCGAGTCGGCCCGCGTGTCGGTGTCCGCGCCCGCCACGCCCGTCGTCCTGCCCGCGCACACCGCCGCCGAACTCGCCGCCGCCGTGCTCGCCGCCCTGGACAACGTGGAGCGGCACTGCCCCGAGGGCACGCGCGCCTGGGTGCTGGTGGAGGACGAGGACGACGCGGTGACCGTGTCCGTGCGCGACGAGGGCCCCGGCATCGAGCCCGGCCGCCTGGAGCGGGCCCGCTCCGAGGGCCGCATCGGCGTGGCCCAGTCCGTGCGGGGCCGTGTGCGCGACCTGGGCGGCACCGTCGAGTACGTGTCGGTCCCCGGCCAGGGCACCGAGGTGGAGATGCGGGTCCCGCGCCGCTGA
- a CDS encoding ROK family glucokinase: protein MLTIGVDIGGTKVAAGVVDPEGQILDKVKYPTPSNDPQALADVVARAVGELRGRQDADSVRAVGVGVAGFVDEDRATVQVAVNLGLRDEPLRDHVQERVGLPVVIENDANAAAWAEARFGAGRGSDHIVCITLGTGIGGGLVIGGALHRGRYGVAAEVGHYRMVPHGRRCACGNHGCWEQYASGRALVAEAQDLALTDPVAAERMLKLADGVIDQVEGHVITQAALEGDRAALECFAKVGEWAGHGLADLAAILDPECFVLGGGVSDAGSILLDPVRAAFARNVPGRPGRRMAEVRLAELGGEAGIVGAGDLARH from the coding sequence ATGCTGACCATCGGCGTAGACATCGGCGGGACCAAGGTCGCCGCCGGGGTCGTCGACCCCGAAGGGCAGATCCTCGACAAGGTCAAGTACCCCACCCCCTCCAACGACCCGCAGGCCCTGGCCGACGTCGTGGCCAGGGCCGTCGGGGAGCTGCGCGGCCGACAGGACGCCGACTCCGTCCGGGCGGTCGGGGTGGGGGTGGCGGGGTTCGTGGACGAGGACCGCGCCACCGTCCAGGTCGCCGTCAACCTCGGCCTGCGCGACGAGCCCCTCCGGGACCACGTCCAGGAGCGCGTCGGGCTGCCCGTGGTCATCGAGAACGACGCCAACGCCGCCGCCTGGGCCGAGGCCAGGTTCGGCGCCGGGCGCGGCAGCGACCACATCGTGTGCATCACCCTGGGCACCGGCATCGGCGGCGGCCTGGTCATCGGCGGCGCCCTGCACCGCGGCCGCTACGGCGTGGCCGCCGAGGTCGGGCACTACCGGATGGTCCCGCACGGGCGCCGCTGCGCCTGCGGCAACCACGGCTGCTGGGAGCAGTACGCCAGCGGCCGCGCCCTGGTCGCCGAGGCCCAGGACCTGGCGCTGACCGACCCCGTGGCCGCCGAGCGCATGCTCAAGCTCGCCGACGGTGTCATCGACCAGGTCGAGGGCCACGTCATCACCCAGGCGGCGCTGGAGGGGGACAGGGCCGCCCTGGAGTGCTTCGCCAAGGTCGGGGAGTGGGCCGGACACGGCCTGGCCGACCTCGCCGCCATCCTCGACCCCGAGTGCTTCGTCCTGGGCGGCGGTGTCTCCGACGCCGGGTCCATCCTGCTGGACCCGGTCCGCGCCGCCTTCGCGCGCAACGTCCCGGGCCGCCCGGGGCGCCGCATGGCCGAGGTGCGCCTGGCCGAACTCGGCGGAGAGGCGGGCATCGTCGGCGCCGGCGACCTCGCCCGGCACTGA
- the aroF gene encoding 3-deoxy-7-phosphoheptulonate synthase: MVIVMAPDATPENIDDLVELVSSAGGEAYVTRGVSRTIIGLVGDVERFQDLGLAAKPGVSDVLRISVPYKLVSRENHDSRTVVSVRGVPIGGDNVTVIAGPCAVETPEQTLAAARMALEAGASLLRGGAYKPRTSPYAFQGLGEEGLRILADVREETGLPIVTEVVDAADVELVASYADMLQVGTRNMQNFALLQAVGDAGKPVLLKRGMSATIEEWLMAAEYIAQRGNLDIVLCERGIRTFEKATRNTLDISAVPVAQNLSHLPVIVDPSHSGGKRELVLPLSRAAVAVGADGVIVDVHPHPENALCDGPQALLHEDLAELRDLAGTLAALTGRTLTLAPGRELAGL, encoded by the coding sequence ATGGTCATCGTGATGGCGCCGGACGCCACCCCCGAGAACATCGACGATCTGGTCGAGCTGGTCTCCTCCGCCGGAGGCGAGGCCTACGTGACGCGCGGGGTGAGCCGCACGATCATCGGCCTCGTCGGTGACGTCGAGCGCTTCCAGGACCTGGGCCTGGCCGCCAAGCCGGGCGTCAGCGACGTCCTGCGCATCTCCGTCCCCTACAAGCTCGTCAGCCGCGAGAACCACGACAGCCGCACGGTCGTCAGCGTGCGCGGAGTGCCGATCGGCGGCGACAACGTCACCGTCATCGCCGGTCCCTGCGCCGTCGAGACCCCCGAGCAGACCCTGGCCGCGGCCCGGATGGCGCTGGAGGCGGGGGCGTCCCTGCTGCGCGGCGGCGCCTACAAGCCCCGCACCTCCCCCTACGCCTTCCAGGGCCTGGGCGAGGAGGGCCTGAGGATCCTCGCCGACGTGCGCGAGGAGACCGGCCTTCCCATCGTCACCGAGGTCGTGGACGCCGCCGACGTGGAGCTGGTCGCCTCCTACGCGGACATGCTCCAGGTCGGCACCCGCAACATGCAGAACTTCGCCCTCCTCCAGGCGGTGGGGGACGCGGGCAAACCGGTCCTGCTCAAGCGCGGCATGAGCGCCACCATCGAGGAGTGGCTGATGGCCGCCGAGTACATCGCCCAGCGCGGCAACCTCGACATCGTCCTGTGCGAGCGCGGCATCCGCACCTTCGAGAAGGCCACCCGCAACACCCTGGACATCAGCGCGGTCCCGGTCGCCCAGAACCTGTCCCACCTGCCGGTGATCGTCGACCCGTCCCACTCGGGCGGCAAGCGCGAGCTGGTGCTGCCGCTCTCGCGCGCGGCCGTGGCGGTCGGCGCGGACGGCGTCATCGTCGACGTGCACCCCCACCCGGAGAACGCCCTGTGCGACGGCCCGCAGGCCCTCCTGCACGAGGACCTGGCCGAGCTGCGCGATCTGGCGGGCACCCTGGCCGCCCTGACCGGCCGCACCCTGACCCTGGCGCCGGGCCGCGAACTGGCCGGTCTGTGA
- a CDS encoding lysophospholipid acyltransferase family protein yields the protein MFYWVVKAILGPVLAVLWQPRAEGVENVPRRGPAIMVSNHLSFSDHFFGPLPLPRKITFLAKAEYFTGTGVKGLLSRAFFTGVGQIPIDRSGGKASEAALRTGLRVLKRGDLLGIYPEGTRSPDGKLYRGRTGVARLALEAKAPVVPMAMINLEKIMPPGRTVPKLGVRPKVKFGKPLDFSRYHGMEKDPRVLRAVTDEIMYALMELSGQEYVDRYAQSVKAELEAEAKEAKREQHASDKDRRRTERERRKAERRTRREEKRAARRDRRGGGDADAADPTAAQE from the coding sequence ATGTTCTACTGGGTGGTCAAGGCGATCCTGGGGCCGGTCCTGGCCGTACTGTGGCAGCCGCGCGCCGAGGGTGTGGAGAACGTGCCGCGCCGCGGTCCGGCGATCATGGTCAGCAACCACCTGTCCTTCTCCGACCACTTCTTCGGTCCGCTGCCGCTGCCGCGCAAGATCACCTTCCTGGCCAAGGCCGAGTACTTCACCGGCACGGGCGTCAAGGGGCTGCTGAGCCGGGCGTTCTTCACCGGCGTGGGGCAGATCCCCATCGACCGCTCGGGCGGCAAGGCCAGCGAGGCGGCGCTGCGCACGGGCCTGAGAGTGCTCAAGCGCGGCGACCTCCTGGGCATCTACCCCGAGGGCACCCGCTCCCCCGACGGCAAGCTCTACCGCGGCCGGACGGGTGTGGCGCGGCTGGCGCTGGAGGCCAAGGCCCCGGTGGTGCCGATGGCGATGATCAACCTGGAGAAGATCATGCCCCCCGGCCGCACGGTGCCCAAGCTGGGCGTGCGCCCCAAGGTCAAGTTCGGCAAGCCGCTGGACTTCTCCCGCTACCACGGCATGGAGAAGGACCCGCGCGTGCTGCGGGCCGTCACCGACGAGATCATGTACGCGTTGATGGAGCTGTCCGGTCAGGAGTACGTGGACCGCTACGCGCAGTCGGTCAAGGCCGAGCTGGAGGCGGAGGCCAAGGAGGCCAAACGCGAGCAGCACGCCAGCGACAAGGACCGCAGGCGGACCGAGCGCGAGCGGCGCAAGGCGGAGCGGCGGACCCGCCGCGAGGAGAAGCGGGCGGCGCGCAGGGACAGGCGCGGGGGCGGGGACGCGGACGCCGCGGACCCGACCGCCGCCCAGGAGTAG
- a CDS encoding alpha/beta hydrolase, giving the protein MRPTDAPPLIPGAEPFSHRGSDTGVLLCHGFTGSPYSMRPWAEHLAAAGLSVEAPLLPGHGTVWHDMNLTTSDDWLAEVERALLDLASRCGEVFVMGLSMGGALSLRLAQRHPGLVRGVVLVNPSLAVEDRRLPVIAPVRRLVSRIMPSTPGLGCDVSKDDTTEGGYDRVPTAAAATLPKLWREVQEGMSGLRAPILAYRSTQDHVVGPRSLRILARRAVNTGLTIHLLHDSYHVATLDHDAAVVFDGSLAFVREHSRSGEGADR; this is encoded by the coding sequence GTGAGACCGACCGACGCCCCTCCCCTGATCCCGGGCGCTGAGCCGTTCAGTCACCGCGGGTCGGACACGGGCGTCCTGCTCTGCCACGGTTTCACCGGCTCCCCGTACTCGATGCGACCCTGGGCCGAGCACCTGGCCGCCGCCGGACTCAGCGTCGAGGCGCCCCTGCTGCCCGGGCACGGCACGGTCTGGCACGACATGAACCTCACCACCAGCGACGACTGGCTCGCCGAGGTCGAACGGGCCCTGTTGGACCTGGCCTCGCGCTGCGGGGAGGTGTTCGTCATGGGGCTGTCCATGGGCGGCGCCCTCAGCCTGCGCCTGGCCCAGAGGCACCCGGGCCTCGTGCGCGGGGTCGTGCTCGTCAACCCCTCCCTGGCGGTGGAGGACCGACGCCTGCCCGTCATCGCCCCCGTCCGCCGCCTGGTCTCGCGGATCATGCCCTCCACGCCCGGTCTGGGCTGCGACGTCTCCAAGGACGACACCACCGAGGGCGGGTACGACCGCGTCCCCACCGCGGCCGCGGCGACACTCCCGAAGCTGTGGCGCGAGGTTCAGGAGGGCATGTCCGGTTTGCGAGCGCCGATCCTGGCCTACCGAAGCACCCAGGACCACGTCGTCGGACCGCGCAGTCTGCGTATCCTCGCTAGGAGAGCGGTCAACACCGGGCTGACGATCCACCTGCTCCACGACAGCTACCACGTGGCGACCCTCGACCATGACGCCGCCGTCGTCTTCGACGGGAGCCTCGCCTTCGTGCGAGAGCACAGTAGAAGCGGGGAAGGAGCCGACCGATGA
- the pknB gene encoding Stk1 family PASTA domain-containing Ser/Thr kinase: MDMTTSDPLVGATLDRRYFVESRIAGGGMATVYVAHDLRLDRRLALKVMHPSLAQDPTFVQRFINEAHSVAKLSHPNVVQVFDQGEDQGHVFLAMEYVPGRTLRDLLKSRGRLGAHDALNAMAPVLAALGAAHQAGMVHRDVKPENVLITEDGRVKVADFGLARAVEQSNQGLTRTGTLMGTAAYLAPEQIEKGVADARSDVYAAGIMLYELLTGSQPHTGETPIAIAYQHVNEDVPRPSHFLPGLPAEVDALVTKATERDPRYRPSNAGQYLAKVLAVLNGLPASPPASAADQAPLTPVAPAAAATASVTAPQLIAGGAGPGTENATMVVDMASAGLDDGRYDDYDRDKDGYGDDGYDDYRNGPDDRRRRNLLIGIGAAVLALVLLGAGWWFLVGQYENVPDVVGRDPEAASRIIRDEGLRYDLSSEAVYSDAEPGTVGETDPEVGARLSPDDVVTVYLSKGPQTVEMPDLVEMDAANALKELEDLGFVPDNIVQEDVSSTEVEPGAVVSTSPEAGAEADREEPVTLTVSRGIPVPAVVGEDLDTARQMLEGEGLSVEVVEEESADVEEGRVIQQSPDSGSSIGSGGTVTLTVSTGPPGVDIPDVVGMRVDDAREALEEAGFKVKVERVFGGREVAHQSHTGRAPEDTEITITATPGGIDLGDFGNGNGNGNGRGDDDDD, from the coding sequence GTGGACATGACGACTTCCGACCCGCTCGTAGGCGCCACCCTGGACCGACGTTACTTCGTGGAGTCCAGGATCGCCGGAGGCGGGATGGCGACCGTCTACGTCGCCCACGACCTGAGGTTGGACCGACGGCTGGCCCTGAAGGTGATGCACCCTTCGCTGGCCCAGGACCCGACCTTCGTGCAGCGCTTCATCAACGAGGCGCACTCCGTCGCCAAGCTCTCCCACCCCAACGTCGTGCAGGTCTTCGACCAGGGTGAGGACCAGGGGCACGTGTTCCTGGCCATGGAGTACGTACCCGGACGCACCCTGCGCGACCTGCTCAAGTCCCGGGGCAGGCTCGGCGCCCACGACGCCCTGAACGCCATGGCCCCGGTGCTGGCCGCGCTCGGCGCCGCCCACCAGGCGGGCATGGTGCACCGCGACGTCAAGCCCGAGAACGTCCTCATCACCGAGGACGGCCGGGTCAAGGTCGCCGACTTCGGCCTGGCGCGCGCCGTGGAGCAGTCCAACCAGGGGCTGACCCGCACGGGCACCCTCATGGGCACGGCGGCCTACCTGGCCCCCGAGCAGATCGAGAAGGGCGTCGCCGACGCCCGCAGCGACGTGTACGCGGCGGGCATCATGCTCTACGAGCTGCTCACCGGCAGCCAGCCGCACACCGGCGAGACGCCCATCGCGATCGCCTACCAGCACGTCAACGAGGACGTCCCGCGCCCCTCGCACTTCCTGCCCGGCCTGCCCGCGGAGGTCGACGCGCTGGTCACCAAGGCCACCGAGCGCGACCCCAGGTACCGTCCCAGCAACGCGGGCCAGTACCTGGCCAAGGTCCTGGCGGTGCTCAACGGCCTGCCCGCGTCTCCCCCCGCCTCCGCCGCCGACCAGGCCCCGCTGACGCCCGTCGCCCCGGCGGCGGCGGCCACGGCCTCGGTGACCGCGCCCCAGCTCATCGCCGGGGGCGCCGGTCCCGGCACCGAGAACGCGACCATGGTCGTGGACATGGCCTCCGCCGGCCTCGACGACGGCCGCTACGACGACTACGACCGCGACAAGGACGGATACGGCGACGACGGGTACGACGACTACCGGAACGGCCCCGACGACCGGCGCCGCCGCAACCTGCTGATCGGGATCGGCGCGGCGGTCCTGGCGCTCGTCCTGCTCGGCGCGGGCTGGTGGTTCCTGGTCGGCCAGTACGAGAACGTCCCCGACGTGGTGGGCCGCGACCCCGAGGCCGCGAGCCGGATCATCCGCGACGAGGGCCTGCGCTACGACCTGTCCTCCGAGGCCGTCTACAGCGACGCCGAGCCGGGCACGGTCGGCGAGACCGACCCCGAGGTGGGCGCCCGCCTGTCCCCCGACGACGTGGTCACCGTGTACCTGTCCAAGGGCCCGCAGACGGTGGAGATGCCCGACCTGGTCGAGATGGACGCCGCCAACGCGCTCAAGGAGCTGGAGGACCTGGGCTTCGTCCCGGACAACATCGTCCAGGAGGACGTGAGCTCCACCGAGGTCGAGCCCGGCGCGGTGGTCTCCACCTCCCCCGAGGCGGGCGCGGAGGCCGACCGGGAGGAACCGGTCACCCTCACCGTCAGCCGGGGCATCCCGGTGCCCGCGGTGGTCGGCGAGGACCTGGACACCGCCCGCCAGATGCTGGAGGGCGAGGGCCTGTCCGTCGAGGTGGTCGAGGAGGAGAGCGCGGACGTCGAGGAGGGCAGGGTCATCCAGCAGAGCCCCGACAGCGGCTCCAGCATCGGCTCCGGCGGCACCGTCACCCTGACCGTCTCCACCGGTCCGCCCGGCGTGGACATCCCCGACGTGGTCGGCATGCGGGTCGACGACGCGCGCGAGGCGCTGGAGGAGGCCGGTTTCAAGGTCAAGGTCGAGCGCGTCTTCGGCGGCCGCGAGGTGGCGCACCAGTCGCACACCGGCAGGGCTCCCGAGGACACGGAGATCACGATCACCGCGACTCCGGGCGGCATCGACCTGGGCGACTTCGGCAACGGCAACGGCAATGGCAACGGCCGCGGCGACGACGATGACGACTGA
- a CDS encoding 6-phosphofructokinase, with protein MRVGVLTGGGDCPGLNAVIRAVVRKGIKDYGYEFIGFRDGWRGPLEGDTMPLDVTAVRGILPRGGTILGSSRTNLMKIEGGVERVKDNMAGLGVDALVAIGGEDTLGVARQLHDRGVNVVGVPKTIDNDLNATDYTFGFDTAVNIAMEAIDRLHTTAESHHRALVVEVMGRHAGWIALHSGMAAGANVILIPERPFDIDEVVKHVESRFETQYAPIIVVAEGAHPKEGQMELATGETDSFGHVRLGGIGQRLADEIEQRTGKEARSVVLGHVQRGGTPTAFDRVLATRLGVNAIEAVHDKAFGKMVGLQGTDIVRVNLAEATDTLKTVPSSRYEEAEVFFG; from the coding sequence ATGCGAGTCGGGGTGCTGACCGGCGGTGGGGACTGCCCTGGTCTGAACGCGGTCATCCGCGCAGTGGTCCGCAAGGGCATCAAGGACTACGGCTACGAGTTCATCGGCTTCCGGGACGGCTGGCGCGGCCCGCTGGAGGGCGACACCATGCCGCTGGACGTGACCGCCGTGCGCGGCATCCTGCCCCGGGGCGGCACGATCCTGGGCTCCTCGCGCACCAACCTCATGAAGATCGAGGGCGGTGTCGAACGGGTCAAGGACAACATGGCCGGGCTGGGCGTCGACGCCCTGGTCGCCATCGGCGGCGAGGACACCCTCGGCGTGGCCCGCCAGCTGCACGACCGCGGCGTCAACGTCGTCGGCGTGCCCAAGACCATCGACAACGACCTCAACGCGACCGACTACACCTTCGGTTTCGACACGGCCGTGAACATCGCGATGGAGGCGATCGACCGCCTGCACACCACCGCCGAGTCGCACCACCGCGCGCTGGTGGTGGAGGTCATGGGCCGCCACGCCGGATGGATCGCGCTGCACTCGGGCATGGCCGCGGGCGCCAACGTCATCCTCATCCCCGAGCGGCCCTTCGACATCGACGAGGTCGTCAAGCACGTCGAGAGCCGCTTCGAGACCCAGTACGCGCCGATCATCGTGGTCGCCGAGGGCGCGCACCCCAAGGAGGGCCAGATGGAGCTGGCCACCGGGGAGACCGACTCCTTCGGCCACGTGCGCCTGGGCGGCATCGGCCAGCGGCTGGCCGACGAGATCGAGCAGCGCACCGGCAAGGAGGCCCGCTCGGTGGTCCTGGGCCACGTGCAGCGCGGCGGCACGCCGACCGCGTTCGACCGCGTGCTGGCCACCCGTCTGGGCGTGAACGCCATCGAGGCCGTGCACGACAAGGCCTTCGGCAAGATGGTCGGCCTCCAGGGCACGGACATCGTCCGCGTGAACCTGGCCGAGGCCACCGACACCCTCAAGACGGTGCCCTCCTCGCGCTACGAGGAGGCCGAGGTCTTCTTCGGCTAG
- the thiI gene encoding tRNA uracil 4-sulfurtransferase ThiI gives MSASLESAPLPAALAGSDAGLGELCVLMKLGEIVLKGSNRKLFERRLHNNIRASVRDLGEVRLSQRGAGVIIVRKPDASDLEVAEIADRMANVMGVVWVHLVRRVPKDLDAVTDIGVRVMQGREGTFAVRARRRDKRFEMTSSELAGYLGSKIIEAHGYKVNLKRPDNTLFVEVDKDEAFVFTDGVPGQGGLPAGMSGRGLVLMSGGIDSPVAAHRMIRRGLKVDFLHFSGMPFTGPESIYKAYSLVRQLDRYQVGSRLFVIPFGKAQQQLKSSGIERLQIVAQRRLMLKTAEALADDLGAECLVTGDALGQVSSQTMTNLTALDDAVDLPILRPLIGMDKTEIMDHARRIGTLSISELPDEDCCTMLTPRQVETAAKIPDLRQIEKRLDAEELAEHLVTTAQVHKPSFLGDAAPKRVAPASASVAATA, from the coding sequence ATGTCCGCGTCGCTTGAGTCCGCGCCGCTCCCCGCAGCCCTGGCCGGGTCCGACGCCGGGCTCGGCGAGCTCTGCGTGCTCATGAAGCTCGGCGAGATCGTCCTCAAGGGCTCCAACCGCAAGCTGTTCGAGCGGCGGCTGCACAACAACATCCGCGCCTCCGTGCGCGACCTGGGCGAGGTCCGCCTCTCCCAGCGCGGCGCGGGCGTCATCATCGTGCGCAAGCCCGACGCCTCCGACCTGGAGGTCGCCGAGATCGCCGACCGCATGGCCAACGTCATGGGTGTGGTCTGGGTGCACCTGGTCCGCCGCGTGCCCAAGGACCTGGACGCCGTCACCGACATCGGCGTGCGCGTCATGCAGGGCCGCGAGGGCACCTTCGCCGTGCGCGCCCGGCGCCGCGACAAGCGCTTCGAGATGACCTCGTCGGAGCTGGCCGGGTACCTGGGCTCGAAGATCATCGAGGCGCACGGCTACAAGGTCAACCTCAAGCGCCCCGACAACACCCTGTTCGTCGAGGTGGACAAGGACGAGGCGTTCGTGTTCACCGACGGCGTGCCCGGCCAGGGCGGCCTGCCCGCCGGGATGAGCGGCCGCGGCCTGGTGCTGATGTCGGGCGGGATCGACTCACCCGTCGCCGCGCACCGGATGATCCGGCGCGGGCTCAAGGTCGACTTCCTGCACTTCTCCGGCATGCCGTTCACCGGCCCGGAGTCGATCTACAAGGCCTACAGCCTCGTCCGCCAGCTCGACCGCTACCAGGTGGGCTCGCGGCTGTTCGTCATCCCCTTCGGCAAGGCCCAGCAGCAGCTGAAGAGCTCGGGGATCGAGCGGCTCCAGATCGTCGCCCAGCGCCGCCTCATGCTCAAGACCGCGGAGGCCCTGGCCGACGACCTGGGCGCGGAGTGCCTGGTCACGGGGGACGCGCTGGGCCAGGTGTCCAGCCAGACCATGACCAACCTGACCGCCCTGGACGACGCGGTGGACCTGCCGATCCTGCGTCCGCTCATCGGCATGGACAAGACCGAGATCATGGACCACGCCCGCCGGATCGGGACCCTGTCCATCTCGGAGCTGCCCGACGAGGACTGCTGCACCATGCTGACCCCGCGCCAGGTGGAGACCGCGGCCAAGATCCCGGACCTGCGCCAGATCGAGAAGCGCCTGGACGCCGAGGAGCTGGCCGAGCACCTGGTCACCACCGCGCAGGTGCACAAGCCCAGCTTCCTGGGCGACGCCGCGCCCAAGCGCGTGGCGCCCGCCTCCGCGTCGGTGGCCGCCACCGCCTAG
- a CDS encoding response regulator yields the protein MASEAIRVLVVDDHPMWRDAVARDLGEAGIEVVGTAGDGAKALRIAPAARPTLAVVDLHLPDMSGVELTAGLVALSPPPRVLVLSASGASDDVLAAVKAGATGYLVKSAGREELLDAVRRVHAGEAVYTPGLAGLVLGEYRRLSSADRSREPEAPELTPRETEVLRLVAKGLAYKQIAQRLGISHRTVQNHVQNTLTKLHLHNRVELVRYAIDRGLDD from the coding sequence ATGGCGAGCGAGGCGATCCGGGTACTGGTGGTGGACGACCACCCCATGTGGCGCGACGCGGTCGCGCGCGATCTCGGCGAGGCCGGTATCGAGGTCGTGGGCACCGCGGGCGACGGCGCCAAGGCGCTGCGCATCGCCCCGGCCGCGCGTCCCACCCTGGCCGTCGTGGACCTGCACCTGCCCGACATGAGCGGGGTCGAGCTGACCGCCGGCCTGGTGGCGCTGTCCCCGCCGCCGCGGGTGCTGGTGCTGTCGGCGAGCGGCGCCAGCGACGACGTCCTGGCCGCGGTGAAGGCCGGGGCCACCGGCTACCTGGTCAAGTCGGCGGGGCGGGAGGAACTGCTGGACGCTGTGCGCCGGGTGCACGCGGGCGAGGCCGTGTACACCCCGGGCCTGGCCGGGCTGGTGCTGGGCGAGTACCGCAGGCTCTCGTCGGCGGACCGCTCCCGGGAGCCGGAGGCTCCCGAGCTGACCCCCCGCGAGACCGAGGTGCTGCGCCTGGTCGCCAAGGGGCTGGCCTACAAGCAGATCGCGCAGCGGCTGGGCATCTCCCACCGCACCGTGCAGAACCACGTGCAGAACACCCTCACCAAGCTGCACCTGCACAACAGGGTGGAGCTGGTGCGCTACGCCATCGACCGGGGCCTGGACGACTGA